CCTGAACAGATAGTTTGTCATTGATTTTAAAACCCAAGATCAGCCCCGCATGAAAACCAGGCAACCCTTCAGTATCAAAGTCAGCATTCATAAAGTCACTGTAATCTCCTCCGGCAGTAATCCCTACCTGAATTCTTTTCATTATGCTTTGTTTTTGGCTCTGTGCGAAGCTACTTGCAGATGCAAACATCAGTGTAAGAAAGAGTAATTTTTTCATGATCAGTTTAATTTTAAAATGTAAAGTTTCAGGCCCCTGCCTGATTTTTGTTGGGTCAAAGATTGCAACTACTTGGGACTGGCAAAAAGAAAAGGAAGGGGAAACGGGCAAAGTCAAAAGCGAGGCGGAATTAAATGACCTGAAATTAAATGGTCGTTGTCAATTTTGTATTTTTTCGCATCCGGCGCCGACTGATGATCTTTTTTATCTTCGTGGATTTAAAATCCTTGACGGTACGGCTGAATTATCGAAATGTGTGTTGTGCTTTTTGGTGAACGGTAAAACCAACTCTCCTATATGCGTTTCCCAGCCTAATTTGCCCGCTTCGGTCACGAATTGTGACAAGCTTGACTGGTATTAACGCAATTTTGAAGGAATTAAACATGCACATGATGTGCTCTATATTCCTATGAAGCAGTCTTTTTATATACTTGTTTTTGCCATTTTTCCTTTGCTCAGCTGGGCCCAGCAGCAATTGACTTTAAAGCAGTGCATCGATTACGGCCTGATGCATCACCGCAGCGTTCTGGTCTATAAAAATGATGTGGATGCGGCCACTTATAAGGCAAAGGAGGCGCTGTCCGCTTATCTTCCGGCGGTTAATATTACCAGCACAATCGATGATAACATCAAGGTACAGCAGCAGGTGATACCAGCAGGTGTGTTCGGCCCGACCGACGTGAAGGTAGCTTTTACCAAGCGTTTTAGCAGCAATCACTTTGCCCAGGCGGAGCAGACGATTTTTGATAAGTCTTTACTAACAGGACTTAAAGCCAATAAAATTTCCCTGAAACAAGCGCAGCTCAGCGGTGAGCAGAATCAGGAGATACTTATCTACAATATCAGTAATGCCTATTATCAGATATTGGTCTACCGCCAGCAGTTGGCACTTCTAAAAGCGAATCTGGAATCTTACAAACAGCAGCTTGCCATTTCAAAATTGCAACTGGAAAAAGGTGTGGCCATGGAGGCGGATGTTAATAAAGTGCAGGTCAATTACAACAATATCTATTCTGATGTTCTGGCGGGCGAAAGTGATCTTGAACTGGCATATAATCAATTGAAAAACGCGATGGGTTATCAGCTGGACGATTCGGTCAGAATCCAAGATTTCGATCTGGATGATCCAGTTGTTGCTCAAACACAGTTAAGTGTCGGAAGCTTTCCGTCGTTCAGCGCAGCCAATCGGATCGATTTTAAGCTTTCTGAAATCAATATCGCACTTCTGGATATTGACCAGGCCAGAATCAGGGCAACGGCTGTTCCTAAACTGAGCGCTTACGCCAAATACGGCGGTATAGGTTTTG
The nucleotide sequence above comes from Dyadobacter subterraneus. Encoded proteins:
- a CDS encoding TolC family protein encodes the protein MKQSFYILVFAIFPLLSWAQQQLTLKQCIDYGLMHHRSVLVYKNDVDAATYKAKEALSAYLPAVNITSTIDDNIKVQQQVIPAGVFGPTDVKVAFTKRFSSNHFAQAEQTIFDKSLLTGLKANKISLKQAQLSGEQNQEILIYNISNAYYQILVYRQQLALLKANLESYKQQLAISKLQLEKGVAMEADVNKVQVNYNNIYSDVLAGESDLELAYNQLKNAMGYQLDDSVRIQDFDLDDPVVAQTQLSVGSFPSFSAANRIDFKLSEINIALLDIDQARIRATAVPKLSAYAKYGGIGFGDNLGESFSSISDYAALGIKLSIPVFDGFKRNAQYNQARIKQVNARENLKIDQQNFNLEYENARTKLIKATASLDNDKRNIALAESVFKSTDLQYQKGVTGLTDWLNSQYSLKEAQSNYLSSLYNYLIAKIDLEKANGTLTTFHHSL